The following proteins are co-located in the Dehalococcoides mccartyi 195 genome:
- a CDS encoding NADH-quinone oxidoreductase subunit 5 family protein, which translates to MASSLIAIAVLFPFTAGLVCLFLKNTLLRSGLVALSAIVLICSSILLFSQGNLPIEYSPAHQWDSVILVLDYALLVFFLFVGVKDILKNGWSARGVLTSGLVLSQIILLGLFEFVWAPSVPLASEPAFFIDQLSIIMCLIISIIGSLILLYAIKYMKDHEHHQHLSVTRQPRFFFFMTILLGAMNGIVFSDNLLWIYFFWEITTLCCFALIGHEQTKEAINNAFRALWMNLIGGLGFVLAIIYVFTNYDSISLQALITNPAVAMAPLFFLFMAAFTKSAQVPFQGWLLGAMVAPVPVSALLHSSTMVKAGIYLSIRLAPAITDTSLATLIALFGAFTFMVTAIMAISQRESKKVLAYSTISNLGLIIMCVGINTPLAITAAIVLTIFHAISKALLFMCVGVIDHSLGSRDIENMEGLVRRYPLIAGITIAGILSMMLVPFGMLLGKWAAIEATSAMSGFISPLVFLLLIIGSAATTVFWVKWLGRFFSVTPGIEKIRFERFSFLYHAPLIVLLAFAGVFSIGVIPFYESFILPAVTAFYPNAIDTSNGFFGSAAGLFTVWPLFILLAIAIILVPVLFKPKTKNLSTAYMCGENVSTSADSFYSVADGETKLKLGSMYLDTQFANPHLDTGLKIAGLLILVSMLVVVLI; encoded by the coding sequence TTGGCCAGTAGTCTTATTGCTATAGCCGTTCTCTTCCCATTTACCGCCGGCTTGGTTTGCCTTTTTCTGAAAAATACCCTTCTCCGGTCCGGGCTGGTTGCTCTGTCAGCTATTGTACTCATCTGCAGTTCCATTTTGCTGTTTTCCCAGGGAAATTTGCCCATTGAATACAGCCCCGCCCACCAGTGGGACAGTGTTATTCTGGTGCTGGATTATGCTTTGCTGGTATTTTTCCTGTTTGTGGGTGTGAAAGATATCCTTAAAAACGGCTGGAGTGCCAGAGGTGTTTTAACCTCCGGGCTGGTGCTTTCCCAGATAATTCTCCTGGGCCTGTTTGAGTTTGTCTGGGCACCCTCCGTACCGCTTGCGTCCGAACCGGCTTTCTTTATTGACCAGCTTTCGATAATAATGTGCCTCATTATTTCCATTATCGGTTCGCTTATACTTCTTTACGCCATCAAATACATGAAAGACCATGAGCATCACCAGCACCTAAGCGTCACCCGCCAGCCCCGTTTCTTCTTCTTTATGACCATACTGCTGGGTGCTATGAACGGCATTGTCTTTTCTGATAACCTCCTCTGGATATACTTTTTCTGGGAAATAACCACTTTATGCTGCTTTGCCCTGATTGGCCATGAACAAACCAAGGAAGCCATCAACAATGCTTTTAGGGCTTTGTGGATGAATCTGATAGGCGGTCTGGGATTTGTACTGGCTATTATTTATGTCTTTACAAATTATGACAGTATTTCCCTGCAGGCTCTTATAACTAACCCGGCCGTAGCCATGGCGCCACTCTTCTTCCTGTTTATGGCGGCTTTTACCAAATCAGCCCAGGTGCCGTTTCAGGGCTGGCTTCTGGGGGCAATGGTGGCACCCGTACCTGTTTCCGCCCTGCTTCATTCCTCCACTATGGTAAAAGCGGGTATTTACCTTTCTATCCGGCTGGCACCGGCTATTACTGATACATCTTTAGCTACGTTAATTGCCCTGTTCGGGGCATTTACTTTTATGGTTACCGCCATTATGGCCATCAGCCAGCGTGAATCCAAGAAAGTTTTAGCCTACTCCACCATCTCAAACCTGGGGCTTATTATTATGTGTGTGGGTATAAATACCCCTTTGGCAATTACTGCTGCCATTGTGCTCACCATTTTTCATGCCATATCAAAAGCCTTGCTCTTTATGTGCGTGGGTGTCATAGACCACTCTTTGGGCAGCCGTGATATTGAAAACATGGAGGGGCTGGTACGCCGTTACCCTTTAATTGCCGGTATAACTATAGCCGGTATTCTCTCCATGATGCTGGTGCCTTTCGGTATGCTGCTGGGCAAATGGGCGGCTATAGAGGCCACTTCAGCTATGTCCGGGTTTATCTCACCCCTGGTGTTCCTGCTGCTGATTATAGGCTCGGCAGCTACTACCGTTTTCTGGGTAAAATGGCTGGGCCGCTTTTTCAGCGTAACGCCGGGTATAGAAAAAATACGTTTTGAGCGTTTTTCATTTTTATACCACGCCCCTTTGATTGTACTGCTGGCTTTTGCCGGAGTGTTCAGTATAGGGGTGATACCCTTCTATGAAAGCTTTATTTTACCGGCGGTAACTGCTTTCTATCCGAATGCCATTGACACTTCAAACGGATTTTTCGGCAGTGCGGCCGGGTTATTTACTGTGTGGCCGCTGTTTATCCTGCTGGCCATAGCCATTATACTGGTGCCGGTTTTATTTAAGCCTAAAACCAAAAACCTCAGCACTGCCTATATGTGCGGTGAAAATGTCAGCACCTCAGCGGACAGTTTTTATTCGGTGGCTGACGGTGAAACTAAACTAAAGCTGGGGTCTATGTATCTTGACACCCAGTTTGCCAACCCCCATCTGGATACCGGGCTAAAAATAGCTGGCCTTTTGATACTGGTTAGTATGCTGGTAGTGGTGCTGATATGA
- a CDS encoding complex I 24 kDa subunit family protein, translating into MCNCETKAPEVIDLSKLDNILDGYRDKADMLIQVLLKIQKEYNWLPKEALYKVSQALNVPVNRVYHVATFYKLFSVIPKGKHNVSVCVGTACHVFGAPKILDRLEKSLGIKAGETTPDLKFSLETVNCLGCCALGPVVVVDGHYHGKLPTADAEKILADYD; encoded by the coding sequence ATGTGTAATTGTGAAACCAAAGCACCTGAGGTTATAGACCTGTCAAAGCTGGATAATATCCTGGACGGTTACCGTGATAAAGCTGATATGCTTATTCAGGTACTCCTTAAAATCCAAAAAGAATATAACTGGCTTCCCAAAGAGGCCTTGTATAAAGTCAGCCAAGCTCTTAACGTACCGGTAAACCGGGTCTATCATGTGGCCACTTTTTATAAACTTTTCAGCGTGATTCCCAAAGGTAAGCACAATGTGAGTGTTTGCGTAGGTACTGCCTGCCATGTGTTTGGGGCACCCAAAATACTGGACAGGCTGGAAAAATCACTGGGTATCAAAGCCGGTGAAACTACGCCTGACCTTAAGTTTTCCCTGGAAACAGTAAACTGTCTGGGTTGCTGCGCCTTAGGGCCGGTGGTGGTGGTTGACGGTCACTATCATGGCAAACTGCCCACTGCTGACGCCGAAAAAATACTGGCAGATTACGATTAG
- a CDS encoding NADH-quinone oxidoreductase subunit B family protein yields MDFVTKSQIKSPWLLHFDCGSCNGCDIEILACLTPLYDVERFGIVNMGNPKHSDVLLVTGPANKRNYRVLQNLYQQMPDPKVVIVIGTCGCSGGVFHNCPNILGGVDKVIPVDVYVPGCAARPEAIIDGVVMGLGKLAEKKAKAKTEAKREEQHV; encoded by the coding sequence GTGGATTTTGTTACTAAATCTCAAATAAAATCACCCTGGCTGCTCCATTTTGACTGCGGCAGCTGTAACGGCTGTGATATTGAAATACTGGCCTGTCTTACCCCCCTTTATGATGTTGAACGCTTCGGCATTGTTAACATGGGTAACCCCAAACACTCGGATGTACTTCTGGTAACCGGCCCGGCCAATAAGCGTAATTACCGTGTTTTGCAAAACTTGTACCAGCAAATGCCTGACCCGAAGGTAGTAATAGTTATCGGCACCTGCGGCTGCAGCGGCGGTGTTTTCCATAACTGCCCGAATATACTGGGCGGGGTAGACAAGGTAATACCGGTGGACGTATATGTGCCCGGTTGTGCCGCCAGACCGGAGGCTATTATAGACGGCGTGGTTATGGGGCTGGGCAAGCTGGCTGAGAAAAAAGCCAAGGCCAAAACTGAAGCCAAACGTGAGGAACAGCATGTGTAA
- the lepA gene encoding translation elongation factor 4: MSQSATRNFCIIAHIDHGKSTLADRLIEMTGTLRHDEMCEQVMDSMELERERGITIKAKAIRLRYLSKDSHEYRLNLIDTPGHVDFSYEVSRTIAACEGAILVIDATQGIQAQTLANVYLAIEYNLEIIPVINKIDLPGADIPRVMGEIKSVLGYDEDAVIQISAKLGLGVPELLEAIVARVPAPKGDGKLPLRALIFDSHYDPYKGVVAYLRVADGNINKGDDLRLMGQGTEFKVLEAGYFAPAQVAALRLDVGDVGYVATGLKSVGECRVGDTVTLQHGGAIQPLIGYHPAKAMVFAGIYPTQTDDYHELREAMEKLSLNDASLSYEPESSPLLGHGFRCGFLGLLHLDIIVERLEREFNLSLVVTSPGVSLTVTRTSGEVLTVVNPNEMPLPHEIASIEEPWVSVVIITPSKYIGTVMDLVRENYGVYKNTEYLGQLAMSELGQRVQLHYDMPLRSILTTFHDQLKSRTQGYASLDYEFVGYRIANLSKIDVLVNDVAVDAFSRIIPPDKAHEIGEALVKKLKEMIPRQLYQVTLQAAIGSKIVARADISAKRKDVIAKCYGGDITRKRKLLDKQKEGKKKMRQIGKVEVPKEAFLSVLKLQ, encoded by the coding sequence ATGAGTCAATCCGCTACAAGAAATTTCTGCATTATTGCCCACATAGATCACGGCAAATCCACTCTGGCTGACCGCCTGATAGAAATGACGGGTACACTCCGGCATGATGAAATGTGCGAACAGGTCATGGACAGCATGGAGCTGGAACGTGAGCGCGGCATAACCATAAAAGCCAAGGCTATCCGCCTGCGCTATCTGTCAAAGGATAGCCATGAATACCGCCTGAACCTTATAGATACTCCCGGACACGTGGATTTTTCCTATGAAGTTTCACGGACTATTGCCGCCTGCGAAGGGGCTATTCTGGTTATAGATGCAACTCAGGGTATTCAGGCCCAGACTCTAGCCAATGTTTACCTGGCCATAGAGTACAACCTGGAAATTATTCCGGTTATCAATAAGATAGACCTGCCAGGGGCTGATATTCCGCGGGTAATGGGCGAAATTAAAAGCGTACTGGGTTATGACGAAGATGCCGTAATTCAGATAAGTGCCAAACTGGGTTTGGGCGTGCCGGAACTGCTGGAAGCTATCGTAGCCAGAGTGCCTGCCCCCAAGGGTGATGGCAAGCTGCCCCTGCGGGCGCTTATATTTGATTCGCATTATGACCCTTATAAGGGTGTGGTTGCCTACCTGCGGGTGGCAGACGGGAATATAAACAAGGGTGATGATTTACGCCTGATGGGACAGGGTACGGAATTCAAGGTGCTTGAAGCCGGGTATTTTGCCCCTGCCCAGGTTGCCGCTTTGAGGTTAGACGTAGGTGATGTAGGCTATGTAGCCACTGGACTTAAGTCTGTGGGCGAATGCCGGGTGGGTGATACAGTTACTTTGCAGCACGGGGGTGCAATCCAGCCGCTTATAGGTTATCACCCGGCCAAGGCCATGGTTTTTGCCGGTATTTATCCCACTCAGACAGATGATTATCACGAACTGCGTGAGGCTATGGAAAAGCTGAGTCTGAATGATGCCTCGCTGTCTTATGAACCAGAATCCAGCCCGCTTTTAGGGCATGGTTTCCGCTGCGGTTTTTTGGGGCTGCTCCATCTGGATATAATTGTAGAACGGCTGGAACGTGAGTTTAACCTTTCACTGGTAGTCACCTCCCCCGGTGTCAGCCTGACAGTCACCCGTACCAGCGGTGAGGTTCTTACAGTCGTAAACCCTAACGAGATGCCCCTTCCCCACGAGATTGCCAGTATTGAAGAGCCGTGGGTTTCGGTAGTGATTATAACGCCCTCAAAATATATCGGTACGGTTATGGATTTGGTCCGGGAAAATTACGGCGTATATAAAAATACCGAGTATCTGGGGCAGCTGGCTATGAGTGAGCTTGGACAGCGGGTACAGCTTCATTATGATATGCCGCTTCGTTCCATACTCACCACCTTTCATGACCAGCTTAAGAGCCGGACTCAGGGTTATGCTTCACTGGACTACGAATTTGTTGGTTACCGCATTGCCAACCTTTCAAAGATAGACGTACTGGTAAATGATGTTGCGGTAGATGCTTTCAGCCGCATTATTCCTCCGGATAAAGCCCATGAAATTGGTGAGGCGCTTGTAAAGAAGCTGAAGGAAATGATACCCCGGCAGCTATATCAGGTCACCCTTCAGGCGGCTATCGGCAGCAAGATTGTGGCCCGGGCTGATATATCCGCCAAGCGCAAAGACGTAATTGCCAAATGTTACGGCGGTGATATTACCCGTAAGCGCAAACTTCTGGATAAGCAGAAGGAAGGCAAGAAGAAAATGCGCCAGATTGGCAAAGTGGAAGTGCCCAAAGAAGCATTTCTAAGTGTTTTAAAGCTCCAATAG
- a CDS encoding NADH-quinone oxidoreductase subunit H — MNEWLLVALALVLPPVLGSLLRGLDRILTARMQGRFGPPLLQPVYDTIKLLAKRRMITGRMQAVGSIGYLLFIMAATVMFFLGQDLLLIVLVLGVADVFLVVGAFATRSPYSQIGANRELLQILSYEPILIITAIGLYVANGSFMISEIDQPLLPSLWPILLALVLVLVILMRKSPFDISSSEHAHQELVKGVFIEYSGIHLGLIEIAHMYELILVLGFISLMWLPGIVPGVALALGCWFLVLLIDNITARLTWSSMLKISWMFGLGLALVNLIGLSALGGV, encoded by the coding sequence ATGAATGAATGGTTGCTGGTTGCCTTAGCTCTGGTTTTACCCCCGGTACTGGGCAGTTTGCTCCGCGGTCTTGACCGCATACTGACAGCCCGAATGCAGGGCAGATTCGGCCCGCCCCTGCTTCAGCCGGTTTATGATACTATCAAACTTTTAGCTAAACGCCGCATGATTACCGGCCGTATGCAGGCCGTTGGTTCTATAGGTTACCTGCTGTTTATCATGGCGGCTACGGTCATGTTTTTCCTCGGCCAGGACCTGCTGCTGATTGTGCTGGTGCTGGGGGTGGCCGATGTGTTTCTGGTTGTGGGTGCTTTTGCCACCCGTTCCCCGTACAGCCAGATTGGTGCTAACCGGGAACTTTTGCAAATACTCTCCTATGAACCTATCTTGATTATAACGGCTATCGGGCTTTATGTTGCTAACGGCAGTTTCATGATTTCCGAAATAGACCAGCCCTTGCTGCCTTCTTTGTGGCCCATACTTTTAGCCCTGGTTCTGGTACTGGTTATTCTTATGCGTAAATCCCCGTTTGATATATCTTCTTCGGAGCATGCCCATCAGGAACTGGTGAAGGGTGTATTTATCGAATATTCAGGTATCCACCTGGGGCTTATAGAGATTGCCCACATGTATGAGCTGATACTGGTGCTGGGCTTTATTTCTCTCATGTGGCTTCCGGGTATTGTGCCCGGCGTTGCCCTGGCACTGGGCTGCTGGTTTTTGGTGCTACTGATTGACAATATTACCGCCCGCCTTACCTGGTCTTCCATGCTCAAAATCTCCTGGATGTTCGGTTTGGGTCTGGCTTTGGTTAATCTTATCGGACTTTCAGCACTGGGAGGGGTTTAA